GCTGGCACCACACTTGCCCTCGCCGCACTTGCCCTCGGTGCTGGCTTTGGCACTTGCGCCGCATTTGCCTTCACCACATTTGCCCTCCCCAGGCGTTTTGGCGGCAGCCAGCTGGTAGCCCTGGGACAGCGGTTCGACCGCGAAGGCGGTGTTGCCCAGGACCATGCCGCCGATCAGGGTGGCGCCGAGCAGGCCAAGCGTATTACGGGTGGTTTTCATGATGTCGCTCCACGTGTGGTTGAAAAGTGGAGCCATTTGGCCTGGGTGGTGTGTCACGGGTGTATCGCGCGGGAGCGGGTTTTGTATGAGAACAACGCGGGACGAGCGCTAGATACAGTGCGATACAAGGGGATGGGCGTCGTGGGAGCGGGCTAGCCCCGCGATAGTGCAAGCAGCTGCAAAAAAAGTGTGCCTGGTCGGGCGCCATCGCGGGGCAAGCCCGCTCCCACGACTGATCAGTCGCCAGCGTTCGATCAGTCGTCGAGCGGCTTTGGCGGCGCCGCAGGCTTGGCCGGTTTGGCCGGCTTGCCGGGTTTACCCTCCTTGGGGGCAGGCTCCGGAACGTTGGCCACCGGTTCCGGCGCGGTGACCGCTTTCTCGCTGGCGGGCAGCTCATCGACCGCCTTGAAGATCACCTGCGGGTCGATCTTTTCGCCACTGTCATCGTCCTTGAGGATGTGCCGCTCGCCATCCTTGCCCACCAGGATCACCTTGGTGCCCTTGCTGGCACCCAGCTTGAGCTCGCGGATCAGGGCCATGGTGGCCTGCTGCTCGAGGTTCTTGTCCTCGCGCTTGCCCATCATGTTGGCGACGCTGTACAGCACCAGGTTGCGTTCAGTGAAGCCCGCCTTGGTGGCAGGGTCTTCCAGGGCCTGGTTCAGGCCGCGCAGGGTCGGGTCGGCGGTACTCGGGGCGATGATGACCAGTGGCCTGGACTTGCCCAGTTCCTTGGCCAGTGGTGCGTCGCTGTCTGCGGCCAATAGCGGCCCGGCGATGGCGATCAGGGTGGCGAAGGTCAGTGACCGAACGAGCATGCGCATCTCCTTGTTCTCTCGATAACACCAAAGACTGCGGATCAGGGAGAAAGATCCGACGCGGGAGCCTAAACCACCTGACCAAACAGGTGGTCAGGCGAAAGGTAACTGACCATTACCAGACCGTCCCTGGCCGGCCGCCGTCTTCCCATGAATCTGCCAGCGGCTGACCTGAGCATAGTCCAAGGCCAACCCGCATGAAGTGCGTCAATGCAGGGCTACCCGCCAGGTACGTGCACTCCTGGCCAACGCTTCGCGGGTCAACGCCAGCAAGGTATCGTGCTCACGCTGGCGGATCCGCGCCTGCAGGCGGTCGATGGCCTCGTCGGGGGCATCCCGGGCGAGCAGATCGTCGAGTTGGTCATGGTCGGACTGCGGCACACGCAACCGTTCGGCGAAGGTGCTCTCGAGATATTGGCGCCAGAACCGCAGTTCCACCATCCAGGCGCTGATGGCTTCCTCGGTCTGCGCGGTAACGATCCAGTTGCGCGCCCAGGCGATATCCGCGGGCCCGAGGTTGGCCACGCCCCGGTAGAGCATGCCATCGAACTCGACCGGCAGATCCAGTTCGTACTGCAGGTCGACCCGGTAGGCCAGCGCCACCTCGAGCGACTCCACCCCTGCGGTCGGCATGATCTCGGCGTGCGCCCAGGCGAGTTCGTCGAGTTTCTGCAAACGCCACAGTTGCCCCCCGAGGTGCAGCAGCGCTTGCTCACGCTGCCCTGGCAGCATGCCCTGCTCGGCCTGCCAGACTCTCACGCGTACCTCCAGGTCACTGAAACGGAAAGTCGCACTGTCTTCGCAGCGGGTCACCACCGCGTTGTCGAACAGCTCCTGCCGCAATCCGGTGTTCTCCCGCATGAGCTGCATCATCCGCAACAAGCGGGTGGCCAGGTAGCGCGCACTGAACTCACCGCGAAAATCGGCCGACGTCGTGAGTTCGCCCAGCAGGTGGAAGAAGTGCCCGGAATCGGCCTCGTCTTCCAGAAGGCTCCAGACCGCCGCCATTTCATCACGCAGTTCGCTGTCCACCAGGTCGAGCCAGCGCAGTTTCAGCGGTACCTGGCTATCCGTCACTGTATTCCACACCGTCACGGCTGGGTCCGATGCCGCCAGCAGGTTACCGAACAAGTGCACCCTGCCCGCCCGCCACACGTGGGACTGATAGAAGCCCTCGGGCAGCGTGTCGATGCGGTTGTCGCTGAGGTCCAGGGTGTGCAGCCGCGCAGCATCCGTCACGCCGTAGGGCAGGTCGGCGATCTCCGTGCGGCTTAGCAGTAGCGCGTTGAGCCTGGGCATGCCAAGCACCGAGAACG
This genomic stretch from Pseudomonas entomophila harbors:
- a CDS encoding DUF4174 domain-containing protein — translated: MLVRSLTFATLIAIAGPLLAADSDAPLAKELGKSRPLVIIAPSTADPTLRGLNQALEDPATKAGFTERNLVLYSVANMMGKREDKNLEQQATMALIRELKLGASKGTKVILVGKDGERHILKDDDSGEKIDPQVIFKAVDELPASEKAVTAPEPVANVPEPAPKEGKPGKPAKPAKPAAPPKPLDD